DNA sequence from the Synechococcus sp. MU1617 genome:
GCCAGGCCCGTTTGTTGTCGGCTAGCACGTTGGAGCGGGCGCGGGTGTTGGTACCGGCGCTGCCGGGCATCAAGCGCCTGCAGAAGATCCTCTATACCCAGATGCAGCGGGCGATGTTGGCCCAGGTCAGCCCTGAGCAGGCGTTAACAGCTGCGGCGTCGGAATGGAACAGATATGCCCGTTCTCGTTGGCCTGAGGTCGCCGGCAATTCTTAAGACAATCGGTAAACGAGCTGCGCGGCAGGGTGTTTGCGTCGATCTCCATGTCCTGACAGGTAAGGTTGCAGCTCGTTAAGGGTTTGATTCGGATGACGGGCAACCTGCCCTCACAACCGAAAGCGACCATTCTTGTCGTTGATGACGAGGCGGCTGTTAGGCGTGTTCTTGTGATGCGTCTCCAGTTGTCGGGTTACCGCGTCATCTGCGCTGAGGATGGTGAGCAAGCCCTGGAGATGTTCCACAACGAGTCCCCCGATTTGGTGGTGCTCGATGTGATGCTGCCCAAGCTTGATGGCTTTGCGGTATGTCGCCGCTTGCGGGCTGAATCATGCGTGCCGATCATTTTCCTTTCTGCCGTTGAAGCGATCTCCGAGCGAGTCGCTGGACTGGATCTGGGCGCAGATGACTATTTGCCCAAACCTTTCAGCCCCAAGGAACTGGAAGCTCGTATTTCAACAATTTTGCGTCGGGTGGGTCGGGGTAATGCTGTCGTTGAAAGCCGTGAATTGCCCACGGGGCAAGGTGTTTTGCGGCTCGGCGATCTGGTGGTGGATACCAACAGACGCCAAGTCACTCGCGGGTCGGAGCGGATCAACCTCACCTATACGGAATTCAGCCTTTTGGAGTTGCTGTTCCGCGATCCCGGCCACGTTGTGCCGCGGGCAGAAATTCTTGAGCAGCTTTGGGGCTATCCCCCCCGTCGAGCAGCAGACCTTCGCGTGGTGGATGTCTACGTTGCGCGTTTGCGCGGAAAACTGGAGCCTGATCCCCGTAATCCCGAGCTGATCCTGACGGTGCGGGGTATCGGTTACGCCTCTCAACGCATGGGCGAGGCCTCTGCTGCTGGTTGATCAACCCGCGGGCGGGCAGGATGGCGCCCGACTGACCTGCTGCTGTGTCTGAGCTGCGCGACACCCGTCTAGAAAAGGCGAAGACATTGGAGGAGCTGGGGCAGGGTCCCTATGCCCTCACCTTCAGTCCCAGCCACCGCATGGCTGAACTGCAGGAGACCCATGCCGATCTGCCCAAGGGTGAAGAGCGGGACGTGAGTGTTTCCGTGGCGGGACGGGTGATGACCCGCCGGGTGATGGGAAAGCTGGCTTTTTTCACCCTGGCCGATGAGACGGGATCCATCCAGCTGTTCATTGAGAAAGCGGGTCTGGAGGCCCAGCAGGAGGGCTGGTTCAAACAGATCACCTCGCTGGTCGACAGCGGCGACTGGTTGGGGGTGAGCGGCACCCTGCGCCGCACCGACCGCGGTGAACTGTCGGTAAAGGTGAACGACTGGCGCATGCTCACCAAGGCGCTGCAGCCTTTGCCGGACAAGTGGCATGGTCTGGCTGACGTGGAGAAGCGCTACCGCCAGCGTTACTTGGATCTGGTGGTGTCTCCCGACAGCCGGGAGACGTTCCGGCGCCGGGCTCGCCTGGTGAGTGGTATTCGCCGTTGGCTCGATCAGCGCGATTTCCTCGAGATCGAGACCCCCGTGCTTCAGAGCGAACCCGGTGGTGCTGACGCTCGACCGTTCGAGACCCATCACAATGCTCTTGACCTGCCTCTCACCCTGCGGATTGCCACCGAGTTGCACCTGAAGCGTCTGGTGGTGGGGGGCTTTGAGCGGGTGTATGAGCTGGGCCGGATCTTCCGCAATGAAGGGGTCAGCACGCGCCACAACCCTGAGTTCACCTCGGTGGAGGTCTACCAGGCCTACAGCGATTACCTCGGGATGATGGAGCTCACCGAGCAGATGGTCAGCGCGGTGTGCCAGGAGGTCTGCGGCACGACCACCATCACCTACCAGGGCACCGCGATCGATTTGGCACCGCCGTGGCGGCGCGCCACGATGCACGAGCTCGTGCAGGACGCGACGGGGCTTGATTTCAGTAGTTTCAGCAGTCGGGAGGAGGCAGCTGCGGCGATGACCGCTAAGGGTTTGCATGCTCCTGAACTGGCCGACTCGGTGGGCCGTCTGCTCAATGAAGCCTTCGAGCAGGCGGTGGAGACGACCCTGATTCAGCCCACCTTCGTCACCGATTACCCGGTGGAGATTTCGCCCCTGGCCCGGCCCCATCGCAGCAAGCCTGGCCTGGTGGAACGCTTCGAGTTGTTCATCGTCGGCCGCGAGCACGCCAATGCCTTCAGTGAACTCACCGATCCTGTGGATCAACGCCAGCGCCTTGAGGCTCAGCAGGAGCGCAAGGCGGCGGGTGATCTGGAGGCCCAGGGGTTGGACGAGGATTTCGTCATGGCTCTGGAGGTGGGCATGCCCCCCACGGGCGGTCTCGGCATCGGTATCGACCGCCTGGTGATGCTGCTCACCGACAGCCCGTCGATTCGCGATGTGATCGCCTTCCCGCTGCTGCGGCCGGAGTCCCGCAAGGGAGAACCACCCTCAGTGGAATAATGGGAGGAGTGGCATGGTCTTATCCCCATGAGTGGAGAACGCGTCGGGTTTCGCTTCAAGCACGCTGATGCCGTGGTCAAGCGGAATCCCCAGGGCCGTTCCCGCCGGGGATGGGTGATGGAGCCGGTTGAGCAGACCACCAGTCGCGGTACCAAGATGCCCGCCTATCGCATTCGCTGGCGCGACAGTGAGCGCCCTGAAATCGTGCTGCAGCACATGTTGATTGCTGATCCTGACCCCACGCCTCCGCCCGAGGGTGTCAGCCTTGAGCCCCCCGCTCCCAAGGCCTGACCTAACTCAGCCCTGCGTCGCGGCGCAGCTGTTGCAACTCTTGCTCCGCTTCGAACAACGCCCAGTCCTTCTCCAGTGTTGAGGGGCTGGGCGTTTGTTGTTGCTGGTGAAGCTCCTGCAGCTGTTTTTCCACTTCGGTGAAACGGCGTCCCAGGTCCTCCAGGTCGGCCCAAAGGGTGCGGCCCTGATTCATCAGGCTGGTGAGATGTTGTTCGGCCCGCACGGCCAGATCGACTGCGCCGGCTGCCCTGGCGCGGTCCACCCGGCTGCGCCAGGCCCGCACGTCCTCAGCCAGCTTCAGCAGCTGCTGGCGTTGCTGCTTCGCTTCGCTTTGCAGTTGTTGGCGTTGGCGTTGCAGGGCACCGGCCCGATCCTTGAGGTGCTGCTCGCTGAACAGGTTGTCTTGGACGGGGTTGTTGCGCAGAAAGGCGGAGAGCCTGGCGTCCAGCTCCCGCTCCAACTGCTCCAGCCAGCTGCTCATGCCTCGCCGGGGGTGGTGATCACTGGTTTTTCGATCTCTTTCTCCAGGGGCTCGATCGCAGCTGTTTTGGAGTTGAGGATCATCTGGGTGAGCTGCGCGGCTTTCACTTCGCCCACTTCACCTTCCAGTTCCCCCAGCCGATCAAAGGCGGCCATGTACACCGCTTCCAGGTCTTGGATTAGCTGCTCACGCTGCCGCTTGATCGCCTGACGCCGTTCGTCTGTTTTCATGCCGCCTGAGCTCCTGGGCTCCGTCTATGGGATGAGTCTGTGGGCTCAGTTTGCCGGCAAAAGTAGATGCAGAGCCATTTGCTGGTGCGGATCGGTCCAGCGGCGTTCGATCCGCCAGCCGGCCTTGGCCGCGAGGGCGGCTGCGCCATCTGGGGAGTATTTGACGCTGTGTTCGGTGATCCAGGCTTCTTCCTGGCGGAAGAACCAGGCCTCGCCGCCCAGGTGCACGGTTTGGTCCTGCCTGCTCACTAGCGCCATTTCGATGCGCTGCTGCGCCGCCTGCCAGTGGGCCCTGTAGCGGAACTGCGTCGGATCAGCATCGCCCTGGAGGTCGCGGTTGAGCCGCTTCAGCAGGTTGTGCGCGAAGGCGGCGGACACCCCGGCGGCATCGTCGTAGGCGGCCTCCATCAAGGCCGGCTCGCGGGGTTGATCAAGCCCCAGCAGCAGCGGCCCTCCGGCCAGCAGCTGCCGGGCATTGCGCAGAAACTCCACAGCCTCCTTCGGGGTGAAATTGCCCAGGGAGCTGCCGGGGAAGAAGCCGATGCGTCGTTGTCCCTCCAGGGCGGGATGTTGAGGCAGCTGCACCAGGCGGGTGTGGTCACAGCAGATGCCCACCATGACGGTGTTGGGGTGCCGGGTAGCGAGCCCGGAGAGGGCCTCCTTCAGGGCACTGAGGCTGATGTCCAAGGCGGCGAAGATGCTGCTGCCGAGGGCTGTGAGCAGCGGGTCTACCTTGCGGGCGTTGCCGATGCCGAATTCCACCACCAGCCCGGGGCCCGTGGCGGCGGCGATGGC
Encoded proteins:
- a CDS encoding hercynine metabolism protein, yielding MSSWLEQLERELDARLSAFLRNNPVQDNLFSEQHLKDRAGALQRQRQQLQSEAKQQRQQLLKLAEDVRAWRSRVDRARAAGAVDLAVRAEQHLTSLMNQGRTLWADLEDLGRRFTEVEKQLQELHQQQQTPSPSTLEKDWALFEAEQELQQLRRDAGLS
- the rpaB gene encoding response regulator transcription factor RpaB, producing the protein MTGNLPSQPKATILVVDDEAAVRRVLVMRLQLSGYRVICAEDGEQALEMFHNESPDLVVLDVMLPKLDGFAVCRRLRAESCVPIIFLSAVEAISERVAGLDLGADDYLPKPFSPKELEARISTILRRVGRGNAVVESRELPTGQGVLRLGDLVVDTNRRQVTRGSERINLTYTEFSLLELLFRDPGHVVPRAEILEQLWGYPPRRAADLRVVDVYVARLRGKLEPDPRNPELILTVRGIGYASQRMGEASAAG
- the egtD gene encoding L-histidine N(alpha)-methyltransferase, yielding MSITLLNLHPAPADLQRLVREGLQRSPRQLPAWLLYDAEGSRLFAEICRQPEYTLTQREITLLEANAPAIAAATGPGLVVEFGIGNARKVDPLLTALGSSIFAALDISLSALKEALSGLATRHPNTVMVGICCDHTRLVQLPQHPALEGQRRIGFFPGSSLGNFTPKEAVEFLRNARQLLAGGPLLLGLDQPREPALMEAAYDDAAGVSAAFAHNLLKRLNRDLQGDADPTQFRYRAHWQAAQQRIEMALVSRQDQTVHLGGEAWFFRQEEAWITEHSVKYSPDGAAALAAKAGWRIERRWTDPHQQMALHLLLPAN
- the lysS gene encoding lysine--tRNA ligase, with product MSELRDTRLEKAKTLEELGQGPYALTFSPSHRMAELQETHADLPKGEERDVSVSVAGRVMTRRVMGKLAFFTLADETGSIQLFIEKAGLEAQQEGWFKQITSLVDSGDWLGVSGTLRRTDRGELSVKVNDWRMLTKALQPLPDKWHGLADVEKRYRQRYLDLVVSPDSRETFRRRARLVSGIRRWLDQRDFLEIETPVLQSEPGGADARPFETHHNALDLPLTLRIATELHLKRLVVGGFERVYELGRIFRNEGVSTRHNPEFTSVEVYQAYSDYLGMMELTEQMVSAVCQEVCGTTTITYQGTAIDLAPPWRRATMHELVQDATGLDFSSFSSREEAAAAMTAKGLHAPELADSVGRLLNEAFEQAVETTLIQPTFVTDYPVEISPLARPHRSKPGLVERFELFIVGREHANAFSELTDPVDQRQRLEAQQERKAAGDLEAQGLDEDFVMALEVGMPPTGGLGIGIDRLVMLLTDSPSIRDVIAFPLLRPESRKGEPPSVE
- a CDS encoding hercynine metabolism small protein, with protein sequence MKTDERRQAIKRQREQLIQDLEAVYMAAFDRLGELEGEVGEVKAAQLTQMILNSKTAAIEPLEKEIEKPVITTPGEA